TTATGACCTTACGTTTAGGAGCATCTTTTGGAAATTTCATCAGATTACCACTTCTGCAATAAAAGTTTCAACAACCTCTTCTATATCCAAAACTTCATTCCCGAAAGTCTCTATGTGGAATTTAATTGCTGACTTGACATTTTCTAAAGCCTCTTCATAAGTGTCTCCTTCTCCAACTACAATACTCTTTAATCCTAAGGGGTAAGCTACATATCCCTCGGGGTGCTTTTCGACTATGATTTTTAGTGCTTTCATGTGGAGCACCTCCCTATTACTGTCTGTAACAAATTTATAAAG
The sequence above is a segment of the Methermicoccus shengliensis DSM 18856 genome. Coding sequences within it:
- a CDS encoding type II toxin-antitoxin system HicB family antitoxin; the encoded protein is MKALKIIVEKHPEGYVAYPLGLKSIVVGEGDTYEEALENVKSAIKFHIETFGNEVLDIEEVVETFIAEVVI